Proteins encoded together in one Caldicellulosiruptor saccharolyticus DSM 8903 window:
- the plsY gene encoding glycerol-3-phosphate 1-O-acyltransferase PlsY: MKALQILIVLAVGYLIGSVLPALIIGKMLNGVDIRKYGSGNPGTTNVLRTMGIGPAILVFTIDVLKGVVATLFAKIVMPDDVVLGVTLAGFAVICGHNWPLYFGFRGGKAVATSIGVALVATPVITLVVIALALIVLIIKRYVSLTSIVGSILYFFAILIFAKEYWFLALIIMVVIIIRHRENIKRLLNGTERKIGERVKLQ, translated from the coding sequence ATGAAAGCACTTCAGATTTTGATTGTGCTTGCTGTAGGATATTTGATTGGAAGTGTACTGCCAGCTCTTATAATTGGTAAGATGTTAAATGGAGTTGACATTAGAAAATACGGGAGCGGAAATCCGGGCACTACCAATGTTCTTCGTACAATGGGAATAGGTCCTGCTATTTTGGTATTTACTATTGATGTTTTGAAAGGTGTTGTAGCAACTTTGTTTGCTAAGATTGTGATGCCAGATGACGTTGTTTTAGGTGTTACACTTGCTGGCTTTGCAGTTATCTGTGGTCACAATTGGCCTTTGTACTTCGGATTTAGAGGAGGAAAAGCGGTTGCAACATCTATTGGTGTTGCGCTTGTGGCAACACCGGTTATTACCCTTGTTGTAATAGCACTTGCATTGATTGTACTTATTATAAAAAGGTACGTGTCCTTGACAAGTATAGTAGGTAGCATCTTGTATTTCTTTGCTATTTTGATATTTGCAAAAGAATACTGGTTTTTAGCTCTTATAATAATGGTTGTCATAATTATCCGTCACAGAGAGAATATTAAAAGGCTTTTGAATGGCACAGAGAGAAAAATTGGGGAGAGGGTAAAACTTCAATAA
- a CDS encoding class I SAM-dependent methyltransferase, whose amino-acid sequence MSAYDNIAWYYKRFSNVFFSKKLILRFLKNTFLEFGISKRARILDIGCGTGSILSSLAQIGFKKLYGIDISKQMIKFAYITNSSFNVRLYNKNFLDFAARNKFDVVLSTMDVLNHVDKKGLLKYFENVRRVLKSNGLFIFDINLKEYLKNLGERKKVIKRVDETLFTWKFKAMRKKISINFSIADAKATVHDKIIEYIYSEREIEKLLRKSKFVIVKRIYDYNSPSKTCFCTKVCYVCKKI is encoded by the coding sequence ATGAGCGCTTATGATAACATTGCGTGGTATTACAAGAGATTTTCTAATGTCTTTTTTAGCAAGAAATTAATTTTGAGGTTTTTAAAAAATACATTTCTTGAGTTTGGTATTTCAAAGAGAGCAAGAATATTAGATATTGGATGTGGAACAGGTTCTATTTTGAGCTCTTTGGCCCAAATAGGTTTTAAAAAACTTTATGGTATTGACATATCAAAGCAGATGATAAAATTTGCTTATATTACAAACTCATCTTTTAATGTGAGACTCTACAATAAAAACTTTTTGGATTTTGCGGCAAGAAATAAATTTGATGTGGTACTTTCTACCATGGATGTTTTAAATCATGTGGATAAAAAAGGCCTTTTGAAATACTTCGAGAATGTGAGAAGAGTGCTAAAAAGTAATGGGTTGTTTATATTTGATATAAATTTGAAGGAATATTTAAAAAACTTGGGAGAAAGAAAAAAAGTAATCAAACGGGTAGATGAGACATTGTTTACTTGGAAGTTTAAAGCAATGCGGAAGAAAATTTCTATTAATTTTTCAATAGCAGATGCAAAAGCAACTGTACATGATAAGATAATTGAGTACATTTATTCGGAGAGAGAGATTGAAAAGCTTTTAAGGAAAAGCAAGTTTGTAATTGTCAAGAGGATTTATGACTACAATAGTCCTAGCAAAACTTGCTTTTGCACGAAAGTTTGTTATGTTTGCAAAAAGATTTAG
- a CDS encoding cold shock domain-containing protein, giving the protein MRGRVKWFNPEKGYGFISTENGDDVFVHFSAINMEGYKTLAEGQMVEFDVVKSERGNQAVNVRKVK; this is encoded by the coding sequence ATGCGTGGAAGAGTTAAGTGGTTCAACCCTGAGAAGGGTTATGGATTTATCAGTACTGAAAATGGTGATGATGTTTTTGTTCATTTTTCAGCCATCAACATGGAAGGATATAAGACTTTAGCAGAAGGACAGATGGTCGAATTTGATGTTGTGAAGAGTGAAAGAGGAAACCAAGCAGTGAATGTAAGAAAGGTAAAATAA